In Oleiharenicola lentus, the following are encoded in one genomic region:
- a CDS encoding VCBS repeat-containing protein yields the protein MLKSTLSAVALLGVAAFAVAADFTASPLAPRSTPAPGAKPFTRLDPAAAGLTVPNVFDDPRMWGRLFRELTLGAVETGVAVADFDGDGRPDIFAISKNGPCALYRQVAPFQFEDVAARAGVTIPAPEGGVSSNTGATAVDINQDGRPDLYVCRYDLPNLLFINNGDGTFTERAKEYGLDVKDASVHATFADYDRDGHLDCYLVTNILDFTKSPQGRRDFLYHNNGNGTFSDVTAKSGIWGLTQGHTAIWLDANHDGWPDLYVANDFETPDRFYLNKGDGTFADVVDERLPHVTYFSMGADAGDLNNDGLVDFFITDMRDRNHAEFMTGMEEIGRGLWEMERVSDLIPQYMWNAVYLNTGTDRYTEAARLTGMAATGWTWSARFGDLDNDGRLDAFVTAGMIRNFIDADLVDKQNVAPTLAARAAVWKNSAPRKETTLAYRNLGALAFTDASADWGLDEHTVSFGCALADLDGDGDLDLVYANYEAPPTVVRNDTTGGHAAVIKLAGRAPNREGIGAELTVETAAGVQVRQLFNERGIASSEPALVHFGLGAETVIKKLTVRWPRGQVQVLENLPAGNLITIAEPELPTTSTPANVRNTNIGPAVFRTPPRADALFAESAASRGLKHTVQLRPYDEFIGQRLLPRRLNGQGPALASADVNADGRADLFVSGGAGQAGRLFLASADGSFAPAADQPWADAAEADDTGAVFLDANGDGAPDLFLASGGVQKPRGDAQLNDRLYFNDGKGKFTAAPAGALPADGESTQAVAAADFDGDGRTDLFVGGRSVPGKYPETPRSFLYRNEGGKFTDVTDSVAPGLRDLGLVTAALWADVDGDKRPDLLVAAEWGVVTLFKNNGKTLTAAPLTAATGWWSALAVADINGDGRADIIAGNNGLNTKYHASAAQPTELYAGDFDGSGRTHLVEAQYEDGKLVPVRGRSKLGYAFAWLPRKYPTYKAFAAASLADIFGADRLAGVKRLAATELASGVFVQQADGSFKFAALPREAQLAPVNAIVARDLDGDAQLDLLLVGNHFGPEPTTGRFDGSLGLVLKGDGKGAFTALLPAAAGIIVPGEARAAVALPGDKGPRIVVACNQGPLLLFERK from the coding sequence ATGCTCAAATCCACGCTCTCCGCCGTCGCGCTGCTCGGCGTGGCGGCCTTCGCCGTTGCCGCCGACTTCACCGCCTCGCCGCTCGCCCCGCGCTCCACGCCCGCCCCCGGGGCGAAGCCCTTCACGCGGCTCGATCCCGCCGCGGCCGGCCTGACCGTGCCCAACGTCTTTGACGACCCGCGCATGTGGGGCCGCCTGTTCCGGGAACTCACGCTCGGCGCGGTCGAGACCGGTGTGGCGGTGGCTGACTTTGATGGGGACGGTCGGCCTGACATCTTTGCCATTTCCAAGAACGGCCCCTGCGCGCTCTACCGGCAGGTCGCGCCGTTCCAGTTCGAGGATGTCGCCGCCCGCGCCGGCGTCACGATCCCCGCGCCCGAGGGTGGCGTTTCCAGCAACACCGGCGCCACCGCGGTGGATATCAATCAGGACGGCCGGCCCGACCTCTATGTCTGCCGTTACGATCTGCCGAATCTTCTCTTCATCAACAACGGCGACGGCACCTTCACCGAGCGCGCCAAGGAATACGGCCTGGATGTGAAGGATGCCTCTGTGCACGCGACCTTCGCCGACTACGACCGCGACGGCCACCTCGACTGCTACCTCGTCACCAACATCCTCGATTTCACCAAGAGCCCGCAGGGTCGCCGGGATTTTCTCTACCACAACAACGGCAACGGCACCTTCAGCGACGTCACCGCGAAGAGCGGCATCTGGGGCCTCACCCAGGGCCACACCGCCATCTGGCTCGACGCCAATCACGACGGCTGGCCCGACCTCTACGTGGCGAACGATTTCGAGACGCCCGACCGCTTCTACCTCAACAAGGGCGACGGCACCTTCGCCGACGTTGTGGACGAGCGCCTGCCGCACGTCACCTACTTCTCGATGGGCGCCGACGCCGGCGACCTCAACAACGACGGCCTCGTGGACTTCTTCATCACCGACATGCGCGACCGCAACCACGCCGAGTTCATGACCGGCATGGAGGAGATCGGCCGCGGCCTGTGGGAGATGGAGCGCGTCTCCGATCTCATCCCGCAATACATGTGGAACGCCGTTTACCTGAACACCGGCACCGACCGCTACACCGAGGCCGCGCGCCTCACCGGCATGGCCGCCACCGGCTGGACCTGGTCCGCCCGCTTCGGCGACCTCGACAACGACGGCCGCCTCGACGCCTTCGTCACCGCCGGCATGATCCGCAACTTCATTGATGCCGATCTCGTGGACAAACAGAACGTCGCGCCGACGCTCGCCGCCCGCGCCGCCGTTTGGAAGAACTCCGCCCCGCGCAAGGAGACCACGCTCGCCTACCGCAACCTCGGCGCGCTCGCCTTCACCGACGCCTCCGCCGACTGGGGCCTCGACGAGCACACCGTCAGCTTCGGCTGCGCGCTCGCCGACCTCGATGGCGACGGCGACCTCGACCTCGTATATGCCAACTACGAGGCCCCGCCGACCGTCGTCCGCAACGACACCACCGGCGGCCACGCCGCCGTCATCAAGCTCGCCGGCCGCGCGCCCAACCGCGAGGGCATCGGCGCCGAGCTCACCGTCGAGACCGCCGCCGGCGTGCAGGTGCGCCAGCTCTTCAACGAGCGTGGCATCGCCTCGAGCGAGCCGGCGCTGGTGCACTTCGGCCTCGGCGCGGAGACCGTCATCAAAAAGCTCACCGTCCGCTGGCCCCGCGGCCAGGTGCAGGTTCTCGAAAACCTCCCCGCTGGAAATCTGATCACGATCGCTGAGCCCGAACTCCCGACCACGTCCACCCCGGCCAATGTTCGTAATACGAACATTGGGCCGGCGGTCTTCCGCACCCCGCCCCGCGCTGACGCGCTCTTCGCCGAGTCCGCCGCCTCCCGCGGTCTCAAGCACACCGTGCAGCTCCGGCCCTACGACGAGTTCATCGGCCAGCGCCTGCTGCCGCGTCGCCTGAACGGCCAGGGCCCGGCCCTCGCCAGCGCCGACGTCAACGCCGACGGTCGCGCCGACCTCTTCGTGAGCGGCGGCGCCGGCCAGGCCGGCCGCCTCTTCCTCGCGTCGGCCGACGGCTCCTTCGCCCCCGCCGCCGACCAGCCCTGGGCCGACGCCGCCGAGGCCGACGACACCGGCGCGGTCTTCCTCGACGCCAACGGCGACGGCGCCCCCGACCTGTTCCTTGCGTCCGGCGGTGTGCAGAAACCGCGCGGCGACGCCCAGCTCAACGACCGCCTCTACTTCAATGACGGTAAGGGCAAGTTCACCGCCGCCCCGGCCGGCGCGCTGCCCGCCGACGGCGAGAGCACGCAGGCGGTCGCCGCCGCAGACTTCGACGGCGACGGCCGGACCGACCTCTTCGTCGGCGGACGTTCCGTGCCCGGCAAGTATCCCGAAACGCCGCGCAGCTTCCTTTATCGCAACGAGGGCGGCAAATTCACCGACGTGACTGATTCTGTCGCCCCCGGCCTGCGCGACCTAGGCCTCGTCACCGCCGCCCTCTGGGCCGACGTGGACGGCGACAAACGCCCTGACCTGCTCGTCGCCGCGGAATGGGGCGTGGTCACGCTCTTCAAGAACAACGGCAAGACGCTTACCGCCGCACCGCTCACCGCCGCCACCGGCTGGTGGAGCGCGCTCGCCGTGGCCGACATCAACGGCGACGGGCGTGCCGACATCATCGCCGGCAACAACGGCCTCAACACCAAGTATCACGCCAGCGCGGCGCAGCCGACCGAGCTCTACGCCGGCGATTTCGACGGTTCAGGGCGCACGCACCTCGTGGAGGCGCAATACGAGGACGGCAAACTCGTGCCCGTGCGCGGCCGCAGCAAGCTCGGCTACGCCTTTGCGTGGCTGCCGAGAAAATACCCGACCTACAAGGCCTTCGCCGCCGCCTCGCTCGCTGACATCTTCGGTGCCGACCGGCTGGCTGGCGTGAAGCGCCTCGCCGCCACCGAGCTCGCCAGCGGCGTCTTCGTGCAGCAGGCCGACGGCTCGTTCAAGTTTGCCGCCTTGCCCCGCGAAGCCCAGCTCGCGCCCGTCAACGCCATCGTCGCCCGCGACCTCGATGGCGACGCCCAGCTCGACCTGCTGCTGGTCGGCAACCACTTCGGCCCCGAGCCCACGACCGGTCGCTTCGATGGCAGCCTCGGCCTCGTGCTCAAGGGCGACGGCAAGGGCGCCTTCACCGCGCTCCTCCCCGCCGCCGCCGGTATCATCGTCCCCGGCGAAGCCCGCGCTGCCGTGGCCCTGCCCGGTGACAAAGGCCCGCGCATCGTCGTAGCCTGCAACCAAGGCCCACTCCTGCTTTTCGAGCGGAAGTGA
- a CDS encoding vanadium-dependent haloperoxidase, whose amino-acid sequence MKSLRPLLALLALLSLAVAPFTRAADNAVLFWNDQALNAIRLARTPPPIASHHLATVHAAIHDSVAGITRTHRPWQGQAIARAGASLDAAIASSAFTVINALWGQAANPENYRRAYAQALAAIPEGPAKADGLAFGKQVAEAVLAIRAQSGWNKPIEGTFSSTEPGLWRETPPGFRPPVLPHWAKVVPFVMKSPDQFRAPPPPAVNSKQAADEMEQIVRIGARDNADRTEYQTLAAPFWADDLGSATPPGHWNVIAQDLTRRNKLSTADTARFFALLNLALADAGITIWETKFHYRTWRPETSIREVTKDINPHAIAHPDFIPLMASPAFPSYISGHSTFSAAGSRLIERWFGTDDIEFTTTSDGLPGAVRTFKKLSECRDEIGMSRLWGGIHVMADNVEGQKAGIKVADYVFANALQPVQK is encoded by the coding sequence ATGAAATCCCTCCGTCCGCTCCTTGCGCTGCTGGCCCTGCTCTCCCTGGCCGTCGCGCCCTTCACCCGTGCCGCCGACAACGCCGTCCTCTTCTGGAACGACCAGGCGTTGAACGCCATCCGTCTCGCGCGCACGCCGCCGCCGATCGCGTCGCATCACCTCGCGACCGTGCACGCGGCCATCCATGACTCCGTGGCCGGCATCACCCGCACGCATCGTCCCTGGCAGGGCCAGGCCATCGCCCGGGCAGGTGCCAGTCTCGATGCCGCGATCGCAAGCTCCGCTTTCACCGTCATCAACGCCCTGTGGGGCCAGGCGGCCAATCCGGAAAATTACCGTCGCGCCTACGCGCAGGCCCTCGCCGCCATCCCCGAGGGTCCGGCCAAGGCCGACGGCCTCGCCTTCGGTAAGCAGGTCGCTGAGGCCGTGCTGGCCATCCGCGCCCAGAGCGGCTGGAACAAGCCCATCGAGGGCACCTTCAGCAGCACCGAGCCCGGCCTCTGGCGCGAGACGCCCCCGGGCTTCCGTCCGCCGGTGCTCCCGCACTGGGCCAAGGTCGTGCCCTTCGTGATGAAGTCACCCGACCAGTTCCGCGCGCCGCCGCCCCCGGCCGTCAATTCCAAACAGGCCGCCGACGAGATGGAACAGATCGTCCGCATCGGTGCCCGTGACAACGCCGACCGCACCGAATACCAGACGCTCGCCGCCCCTTTCTGGGCCGACGACCTCGGCTCGGCCACGCCGCCCGGTCACTGGAACGTCATCGCGCAGGATCTCACGCGCCGCAACAAACTGTCCACCGCAGACACCGCCCGCTTCTTCGCCCTGCTCAACCTCGCGCTGGCCGACGCCGGCATCACCATTTGGGAAACAAAGTTTCATTACCGCACCTGGCGCCCGGAGACTTCCATCCGCGAGGTCACGAAGGATATCAACCCGCACGCCATCGCGCACCCGGACTTCATCCCGCTCATGGCTTCGCCCGCGTTCCCGAGCTACATTTCCGGCCACAGCACTTTCTCGGCGGCGGGCTCGCGTCTGATCGAGCGCTGGTTCGGCACCGACGACATCGAGTTCACCACCACCTCCGACGGCCTGCCCGGCGCCGTGCGCACCTTTAAGAAACTCTCCGAGTGCCGTGACGAGATCGGCATGAGCCGCCTCTGGGGCGGCATCCACGTGATGGCCGACAACGTCGAGGGCCAGAAGGCCGGCATCAAGGTTGCCGACTACGTCTTCGCCAACGCGCTCCAGCCGGTGCAGAAGTGA